One genomic window of Azospirillum sp. TSH58 includes the following:
- a CDS encoding ATP-binding protein, translating to MTPKPMPPLRLIVAAALVLAPLLPALWGLWRQGTIGPLVAILGGLAGVGGVALMIRLYFRDLRTVAAHAARLAAGPTEPVPPLPATASAPVRAAAAAAVRLHRVMNGRTELALAQLEANESIIEALHDPLVLVGAERQVARANQAARALFGDRILDRDLAASLRNPAVLEAVDAVLKGGASRILEFSLPVPVERMFEVRVKPFQRRVPRPAPGEDGVPAGTVPGRMVILTLHDITALRRSEQMRADFIANASHELRTPLSSLLGFIETLRGPAREDLEAHERFLSIMQDQASRMARLVNDLLSLSRIELDEHMPPAGTVDVLDRLDGVMAALELKAASRRIRLTLEAPDTLPAVVGDEDQLTQVFQNLVSNAIKYTRENTDVTVAVSLADGMAVGVSGPAGRGGRGMPMVAVAVRDQGEGIARTHLPRLTERFYRVDAARSRAMGGTGLGLAIVKHIVNRHRGRLTIESAVGVGSTFTVYLPASSEESGEGRAAEPARRQA from the coding sequence ATGACTCCCAAGCCGATGCCGCCCCTCCGGTTGATCGTCGCCGCCGCGCTGGTGCTGGCGCCGCTGCTGCCGGCCCTGTGGGGGCTGTGGCGGCAGGGGACGATCGGGCCGCTGGTGGCGATTCTGGGGGGTCTGGCCGGGGTCGGCGGGGTGGCGCTGATGATCCGGCTCTATTTCCGCGACTTGCGGACGGTGGCCGCCCACGCGGCGCGGCTCGCCGCCGGCCCGACGGAGCCGGTTCCGCCCTTGCCGGCCACCGCCTCCGCTCCGGTGCGGGCGGCGGCGGCGGCGGCGGTGCGGCTGCACCGGGTGATGAACGGCCGCACCGAACTGGCGCTGGCCCAGCTCGAAGCCAACGAGTCGATCATCGAGGCGCTGCACGACCCGCTGGTCCTCGTCGGGGCGGAGCGGCAGGTGGCGCGGGCCAACCAGGCGGCGCGCGCCCTGTTCGGCGACCGCATCCTCGACCGCGACCTCGCCGCCTCGCTGCGCAACCCGGCGGTTCTGGAGGCGGTGGACGCCGTGCTGAAGGGCGGCGCCTCGCGCATCCTGGAATTCAGCCTGCCGGTGCCGGTGGAGCGCATGTTCGAGGTGCGGGTCAAGCCCTTCCAGCGGCGCGTTCCCCGCCCGGCCCCCGGCGAGGACGGGGTGCCCGCCGGAACCGTGCCGGGGCGGATGGTCATCCTGACGCTGCACGACATCACCGCGCTGCGCCGGTCGGAGCAGATGCGCGCCGACTTCATCGCCAACGCCAGCCACGAGCTGCGCACGCCGCTGTCCTCGCTGCTCGGCTTCATCGAGACGCTGCGCGGCCCCGCCCGCGAGGATCTGGAGGCGCACGAGCGCTTCCTGTCGATCATGCAGGACCAGGCCAGCCGCATGGCCCGCCTCGTCAACGACCTGCTGTCGCTGTCGCGGATCGAGCTGGACGAGCACATGCCGCCCGCCGGCACGGTCGATGTGCTGGACCGGCTGGACGGGGTGATGGCGGCGCTGGAGCTGAAGGCCGCCAGCCGCCGCATCCGCCTGACGCTGGAGGCGCCGGACACCCTGCCCGCGGTGGTCGGCGACGAGGACCAGCTCACCCAGGTCTTCCAGAACCTCGTCAGCAACGCGATCAAGTACACGCGCGAGAACACCGACGTGACGGTCGCCGTGTCGCTCGCCGACGGCATGGCGGTCGGGGTGTCCGGCCCGGCGGGCCGCGGCGGGCGGGGGATGCCGATGGTCGCCGTCGCCGTGCGCGACCAGGGGGAGGGCATCGCCCGCACCCATCTGCCGCGCCTGACCGAGCGCTTCTACCGCGTCGACGCCGCCCGCTCGCGCGCCATGGGCGGCACCGGGCTGGGGCTGGCCATCGTCAAGCACATCGTGAACCGCCACCGCGGCCGCCTGACCATCGAAAGCGCGGTGGGGGTGGGCAGCACCTTCACGGTCTATCTGCCGGCGTCGTCGGAGGAGTCGGGAGAGGGCCGCGCCGCGGAGCCCGCGCGGCGCCAAGCCTAG